The following DNA comes from Gopherus flavomarginatus isolate rGopFla2 chromosome 5, rGopFla2.mat.asm, whole genome shotgun sequence.
CCCTGTTTCCACAACTCCCGCAGCTGGTTAACTGGGGTcacttccaccccctccctgggcCGGGCACCTGTCACTCGCAGGCAGTGTCCCAAGTCGTGGTGCCTGCCCCGGAGCTGGTCCCGCTCCCCCTCCTCCGGCCGGGCTCACCTTGAAGGAGAAGACCAGAGCCGTGAAGCCAAGGCAGCAGACGTTGCAGAAGATGGTGTTGAAGAGCGACCAGAGCACGAAGTCGCGGGGCGGCTGCTGCACGGGGAAGCCCTGCACGGGACCGGTGTAGGTGTAGGTGGAGTACGGGGGAGCCGAGGCGCCCGACCCCACCTTGCCGCCGTCGCGGGGCTGCAGGTCGATGCTCACGCTGGAGTCCATGGCGCGGCGCTGCCCCCCGAACAGCTCTGCGCGATCCCCACCCGGGGGGCTCCAGATATGCCGCTCGGGGCGGGGCCCGGGGGGCGGAGCTCGGTCGCCAAAGGACTGAAGGGGGCAGGGCTCGCGGGGGGCCCGGCGGGGCGGTAACAACTGGGAATCGAAAGTTACAGGTTCCGGAGAGGCATAAGCAAGGGGTAGGGGGAACTTTAGGGtacaaggtgggggagggcaggatgGGTACAAATGAGTAATTTGTTTAAAACAATCCATAACATAGGATTTTTAGTGAGAgactttaaattggattttttgtgatttaaatcagattttattaataaaatcctttttgaggaaaaaactgaTCTCAGGATCgttttaattaaggggacatgatagcagttttcaggtatctaaaagggtgtcatcaggaggagggagaaaacttgttcaccttagcctccaatgatagaacaagaagcaatgggcttaaactgcagcaagagagatttaggttggacattaggaaaaagttcctaactgtcagggtagttaaacactggaatagattgcctagggaggttgtggaatctccatctctggagatatttaagagtaggttagataaatgtctattaggggtGGTCTGGACaggatttggtcctgccatgagggcaggggacgggactcgatgacctctcgtggtcccttccagtcctagagtctatgagtctatgagtctataagatatTGTTGTGGAAAAGAGCACCACCCAGTTgatttggatcagacagcctgtcatagcattctttctcagatctgaaccttagagttcagaaaatgagatactagcacctgaatcctctaagcttaattaccagcttagatctcatagcactgccaccacccaaaaatatagtgttttggggcactctgacttccccaacctgccctggggacccccagaacCCAGATCCcatgggttcttaaaacaaggagaaataaaccattcccccacctttccccctcccagaatttccctccctgggctatcctgagagatactgatccatcctcttaaatcaccatacagagaagcatctcccttcccttccacaaagaggcaaacagattcaaggaaaacagagagattctatctctccccctcccgtctccccccctacccgtcctggtgagtatcccaatcccctggaataacacaagggaaacaaggggaaaaaatcaatcaggttctctaagaaaagaaatcttttaataaaagaaaggaaaaagtaaagaattatctctgtaacttcaagatgtaaatattacagggtcttatagcttacagacaccagaaagagactttccccccagtaccaatacaaatcaaaatattcccagcaactacacatataaaagttaaccagccagattcccaattgcaaatagagtaaaaacaatcaaaaagcctaaaccgcctgtttttacttacgatatgaaaagaaacttagagagcctgtagtaatgtctggtctctctcagaccttcCAAGAGAAGAAAACACAAcaaacaaagaacacacacaaaagcttccctctgcccaaatttaaaagtatcttgtcttctgattggtcttctggtcaggtgttcctttccctgcttgtaaccctttacaggtacaagagacattaacccttaccaatctgtttatgacacagcctgaggcacctttattgataaaacaaaattacaagtatgcatacagggaaaGACAGCTAATCTCATGCAAGAGGTaagctgctctgccctttacaattttcaccaagcttataaaggttaaaaccgcaaaacgtcatattgattacacaagttatttgttcttttctggtaaattaatattgcaaatcagcaagctattttAACATATATCATGCATTTGGGCAGTGATTGAGCTGGTCACTCTATAATAGAGCAAGATATTTCCACACTTATCATGCGttttggcagtgggtgagctgatcattctgtaactccaccttgCAGTTACAGTAAGCAGGCAATATTTGCTGCACTATACTTGCCTAAAACTGAACTGGCACTCAAGTGACCCCTTGTCCCCCCtcctagttcctcttttgtcagtgttccaTACCCCGCTTGCtcatatctagtttctccacacccagtGCATACCCAGTGCCACAGTATGCGGATGAACAAGtttctttgagaactaaaaccatggcttttattttgcatttatttagcttgcatggcctgtaaactaataaagctaaaagcatataattgttgcaatattatatgttaaaatcacagatgcttatatcaatggcaggGCCCTGCAGCAGTGACAGATAGATTACTACTTCAATCATGGCCCTGGTACAGTATTCAACCAGTGACAGCAACCTCCAAAAGGCTttggtggcaagacaagatcccatataaacagtTACCCCATTTCTTCATACGTTAATGCTTAGTATGCTAATAAGCCCATATGCAGGCCTAGGGATCCAGACAAACAAAACTGGTTTTATTTAGCATTTATTTAGTTAGAGCCCACAGCCTACACACAGGGGCCTGCAAAACAATTGCAAAGTTCATTTAACTATAATATAATAGCAAAGCTTATTtaaaaaggcgggggggggggtacaTTCCCTATCAGATACCGTCTAGCTCAAAGATATCGCCTCATGGAGTAGAGATTCTAGCTTATAATTCTATGGTATGAGACAATGTATTCaggtaatgtttaaaaaaagtttcgtatgtgttcatggattagggacccaatcttttgaggttccaggggcttctgtatagattatttacattaatctttctatctacccaaatGAGACTCACTGCTCAGccagataccatcagagatgcttagttttgcaggtctcaaactgtggatttgcatCTGCAGAGGAAACATACTTGTTAAcaccaaaaa
Coding sequences within:
- the LOC127051090 gene encoding dispanin subfamily A member 2b-like, whose amino-acid sequence is MDSSVSIDLQPRDGGKVGSGASAPPYSTYTYTGPVQGFPVQQPPRDFVLWSLFNTIFCNVCCLGFTALVFSFKARDRKVLGDTDGAGSYGKTAKCLNITVLVLSLLTVVLIIILVATGAVAGLHVAQQGNQNRINYRFNYGN